The following proteins are co-located in the Desulfobacterales bacterium genome:
- a CDS encoding amino acid permease, which translates to MPDTPHDKKSDSNEIGGTLGTFAGVFTPSILTILGIILFLRLGFVVGNAGLGSALIILALANGISLLTTFSLSAIATNLKVKGGGDYYLISRTLGLEYGGAIGIVLFLAQSVSIGFYCIGFGEVIARSLSMQAGHSTQIVAAGAVAFLFIFAWLGADWATRFQYGVMAILIAALLSFFVGGIAKWDSALLAQNWSAPAGGLSFWVIFAIFFPAVTGFTQGVSMSGDLKDAGKSLPRGTFMAVGVSIVVYFLAAIVFAATLPASTLMGEYDSMKRVSAVAFLIRAGVIAATLSSAMASFLGAPRILQSLSADRIFPFLLPFAQGVGPTNNPRRGVYLSAGIAFATVGLGKLNLIAPVVSMFFLISYGLLNYATFFEARAGSPSFRPRFRWYDQRLSLAGALACLMVMLAIDWKAGMLAAAILFGIFQYLKRTSKPARWADSRRSYYLQRIRANLLAAAQEPDHPRDWRPQLLVFSDDAHRRQRLLQFVEWLEGDTGFATVVRILEGDGPKMIKLREAAEKELRKDIVESKSEAFPLVVVVPKMIQGIHTLVQGYGIGPLKVNTVLLNWFEHEPTIQRGIREILYGRRLKTAFRLGCNIIVLKTNDNDWESLEKVPGPQRRIDVWWWDDASSHLMLLLAHLTTRSKDWQGARIRVLAPGFDHPTEDAMTGFRQRLENYRIEAEPQMVFNAKASNVIGYSQRSSLVFLPFRLKGNRPVDPFDQPAEEILADLPLTALVLAAEDVELEAEPEEGKAADIAAAADDYTNAAKRAKEAKKDAKSAAAALAAAKEDLRRQIKTGAGDTATIATLKANIKAAEHQAAKMARRSAKATVKAIAAAKAVEALGGQTKKSTEEAVDSADPGKD; encoded by the coding sequence ATGCCAGACACGCCTCATGATAAAAAGTCGGATTCAAATGAGATAGGTGGAACGCTGGGGACTTTTGCCGGTGTTTTTACACCCAGCATTTTGACCATTCTGGGGATCATCCTCTTTCTGCGACTGGGCTTTGTGGTCGGTAATGCAGGGCTGGGAAGTGCTTTGATCATTCTGGCACTGGCCAACGGCATTTCATTGCTGACCACCTTTTCTCTGTCGGCCATCGCCACCAATTTAAAAGTCAAGGGCGGTGGCGACTACTACCTGATCTCCCGAACACTCGGGCTGGAATACGGTGGTGCCATCGGCATCGTGCTGTTTTTGGCACAGTCGGTTTCAATTGGCTTTTATTGTATCGGTTTTGGCGAGGTGATCGCTCGAAGCCTGTCCATGCAGGCGGGCCATTCCACCCAGATCGTTGCCGCCGGTGCGGTGGCATTTTTGTTTATTTTCGCCTGGCTGGGCGCCGACTGGGCCACGCGTTTTCAATATGGGGTTATGGCCATTTTGATCGCAGCCCTTTTATCCTTTTTTGTCGGCGGCATAGCCAAATGGGACAGCGCCCTACTGGCCCAGAATTGGAGCGCGCCAGCTGGGGGCTTAAGTTTTTGGGTCATCTTTGCCATTTTCTTTCCGGCGGTGACCGGCTTTACACAGGGGGTTAGCATGTCCGGCGATTTAAAGGATGCCGGCAAAAGCCTACCCCGGGGAACTTTTATGGCAGTGGGCGTTTCGATTGTGGTCTATTTCCTGGCGGCAATTGTTTTTGCTGCCACGCTGCCCGCCAGCACGCTCATGGGTGAGTACGATTCCATGAAACGCGTTTCTGCTGTGGCGTTTCTGATACGGGCCGGGGTGATTGCCGCCACCCTGTCATCAGCCATGGCGTCTTTTTTAGGCGCGCCCCGCATTTTGCAGTCCTTATCAGCCGATCGCATCTTTCCTTTTTTACTGCCTTTTGCCCAGGGGGTTGGCCCGACCAATAATCCCCGCAGAGGGGTTTACCTGTCTGCGGGGATTGCATTTGCTACCGTCGGCCTTGGAAAGTTGAACCTAATCGCCCCGGTGGTTTCGATGTTTTTTCTGATTTCATATGGGCTTTTAAACTATGCCACCTTTTTCGAAGCCCGCGCCGGCAGCCCGTCTTTTCGCCCCCGTTTCCGCTGGTATGATCAACGACTCAGCCTGGCCGGTGCCCTGGCCTGTCTGATGGTGATGCTGGCAATTGATTGGAAGGCTGGGATGCTGGCCGCTGCCATACTATTCGGCATTTTTCAGTATTTGAAGCGCACCAGCAAGCCGGCACGCTGGGCCGACAGCCGGCGTTCTTACTATCTGCAACGCATTCGGGCCAATCTGCTGGCCGCCGCTCAGGAACCCGATCATCCCCGCGACTGGCGACCCCAGCTGCTGGTGTTTTCCGACGATGCCCATCGACGCCAGCGTCTGCTGCAATTTGTGGAATGGCTCGAGGGTGACACCGGATTTGCCACAGTGGTCCGCATCCTGGAAGGCGACGGCCCTAAAATGATCAAACTGCGGGAAGCGGCTGAAAAAGAGCTCCGCAAAGACATCGTCGAGAGCAAATCAGAAGCATTTCCTCTTGTTGTGGTGGTGCCTAAAATGATTCAGGGGATTCACACCCTGGTGCAAGGCTACGGTATCGGCCCTTTGAAAGTGAATACCGTGTTGCTCAACTGGTTCGAGCATGAACCCACGATTCAGCGCGGCATTCGCGAAATCCTGTATGGCCGTCGCCTTAAAACTGCATTTCGCCTCGGCTGCAATATCATTGTGTTAAAAACAAACGACAATGACTGGGAAAGCCTGGAGAAGGTTCCGGGGCCGCAACGCCGCATCGATGTCTGGTGGTGGGATGATGCCAGCAGTCATTTGATGCTGTTGCTGGCCCATCTGACAACCCGCTCCAAAGACTGGCAGGGAGCCCGCATCCGGGTTTTGGCGCCCGGGTTTGATCATCCGACCGAAGATGCCATGACGGGTTTCCGCCAGAGACTCGAGAACTATCGAATCGAAGCCGAGCCGCAAATGGTGTTTAATGCCAAAGCTAGCAACGTTATCGGTTATTCACAAAGATCGTCACTTGTTTTTTTGCCGTTTCGTCTGAAGGGCAATCGACCCGTAGACCCGTTTGACCAGCCCGCCGAAGAAATTCTGGCTGATCTGCCGCTGACTGCACTTGTGCTGGCCGCTGAAGATGTCGAGCTGGAGGCTGAGCCCGAAGAGGGCAAGGCAGCTGACATCGCCGCAGCCGCGGATGATTACACGAATGCCGCCAAACGGGCAAAAGAGGCCAAAAAAGATGCCAAATCCGCTGCAGCCGCCCTGGCAGCTGCCAAAGAAGATCTGCGGCGGCAAATTAAAACCGGTGCCGGCGACACGGCCACCATTGCGACACTTAAAGCCAATATCAAAGCAGCTGAACACCAAGCCGCTAAAATGGCCCGCCGATCCGCCAAAGCCACCGTCAAGGCCATCGCCGCCGCCAAAGCAGTTGAAGCGTTGGGCGGGCAAACAAAAAAATCCACCGAAGAGGCGGTCGATTCGGCTGATCCCGGGAAGGACTGA
- the epmA gene encoding EF-P lysine aminoacylase EpmA: MEDNRHIAMQTHLQLRARIMDATRQYFIGKQYLEVETPVRIPAPAPEAHIDAVTSGNWFLQTSPELCMKRLLAFGFPRIFQICKCFRQAERGQQHLPELTLLEWYRADSTYQDLMDECEDIINTVARKIGLAGILTYQGRRIELDPPWPRISVRESFEKYASISLDAALQTDQFDEIMVTQIEPQLDQTQPIFLYDYPASSGALAKLKNEDPRYAERFELYIGGLEICNAFSELTDPVEQRARFEHEQKQRRKDGKAVYPMPEKFLAALEDLPAAAGNALGMDRLIMLFADAKQIDDVVAFTPEAL; this comes from the coding sequence ATGGAAGATAATCGTCACATAGCAATGCAAACACATCTTCAGCTCAGAGCCCGCATTATGGATGCCACGCGGCAGTACTTTATCGGCAAACAATATCTAGAAGTCGAGACCCCTGTGCGCATACCGGCGCCGGCACCTGAAGCCCATATTGATGCCGTAACATCCGGAAACTGGTTTTTACAAACCTCTCCTGAACTGTGCATGAAAAGGCTGTTGGCCTTCGGCTTTCCACGTATATTCCAAATATGCAAATGCTTCCGTCAGGCGGAAAGGGGTCAGCAGCATCTGCCCGAATTGACCCTGCTTGAATGGTATAGGGCAGACAGCACTTATCAGGATTTGATGGATGAATGTGAGGATATCATCAACACTGTCGCCCGCAAGATCGGACTAGCGGGCATTCTCACCTATCAAGGCCGGCGAATCGAGTTGGATCCCCCCTGGCCCCGCATATCGGTCCGCGAGTCGTTCGAGAAATACGCATCCATCTCACTTGATGCTGCCCTGCAAACAGATCAGTTTGATGAGATCATGGTAACCCAGATTGAACCGCAGCTGGACCAAACCCAGCCGATTTTTCTGTATGACTACCCGGCCAGCAGCGGTGCGCTGGCGAAATTGAAAAATGAAGACCCCCGCTATGCAGAACGCTTTGAGCTCTATATCGGTGGTCTGGAAATATGCAACGCTTTTAGCGAGCTAACTGACCCGGTGGAACAAAGAGCCCGTTTTGAACACGAACAAAAACAGCGGCGCAAGGACGGCAAGGCAGTGTACCCAATGCCTGAAAAATTTCTGGCGGCCCTTGAAGATCTGCCGGCGGCAGCCGGTAATGCCCTTGGAATGGATCGCTTGATCATGCTTTTTGCCGATGCAAAACAAATTGATGATGTGGTGGCCTTTACGCCCGAAGCACTTTAA
- a CDS encoding FAD-dependent oxidoreductase: MGKHLVLVGGGHAHMTVMVNLQNYIERGHQVTLIGPSTHHYYSGMGPGLLGGTYRPQEVRFNVKKMVEDRGGAFVQDTVTRIDADQKILVLKSGAELAYDVVSCNTGSRVPADVARVDGDRIFSVKPIENLIKVRQLIKGNMRSREPKLIVVGGGAAALELAGNLWRLVQQSRTPASITVCGGRRFLASMPVKAQRYARRSLAARSIEFIEGVRVNCLKDGVATLDDQREVNFDLALLAWGIEPSHLFKESGLPTGSDGGLLVNTYLQSVSYPDIFGGGDCISFEPQPLDKVGVYAVRQNPVLYANLLAALEGRDLKTFEPQDTYLLIYNLGNETGIFCRGSWVWKGRLIFWLKDTIDRKFMRNFQVSGEITEKD; this comes from the coding sequence ATGGGAAAACATCTGGTGCTGGTCGGCGGCGGGCATGCTCATATGACGGTTATGGTCAATCTGCAAAACTATATCGAGCGCGGCCATCAAGTGACCCTGATTGGCCCTTCGACGCATCATTATTATTCCGGGATGGGACCGGGATTGCTGGGCGGCACATATCGGCCGCAGGAAGTGCGTTTCAATGTAAAAAAGATGGTTGAAGATCGCGGCGGCGCCTTTGTGCAGGATACGGTCACCCGCATCGATGCGGATCAAAAAATACTGGTTCTCAAATCCGGTGCGGAATTAGCCTATGACGTTGTTTCCTGTAACACCGGCAGTAGAGTGCCAGCAGATGTAGCCCGTGTTGATGGTGATCGCATTTTTTCGGTTAAACCGATTGAAAACCTGATTAAAGTACGGCAGCTCATCAAGGGAAACATGCGCTCCCGGGAACCCAAACTGATTGTGGTGGGCGGCGGTGCTGCCGCATTGGAGCTTGCCGGCAATCTTTGGCGGCTGGTGCAGCAAAGCAGGACCCCGGCTAGCATCACCGTTTGCGGCGGCCGTCGTTTTTTAGCTTCAATGCCGGTCAAAGCGCAGCGCTATGCCAGACGATCTCTGGCAGCACGCAGCATCGAGTTCATTGAAGGTGTCCGCGTCAATTGCCTGAAGGATGGGGTTGCCACCCTGGATGACCAACGCGAAGTGAACTTTGATCTGGCACTTCTGGCCTGGGGGATCGAACCCTCGCATCTTTTCAAAGAATCCGGATTGCCGACCGGAAGCGATGGCGGCTTGCTGGTCAATACTTATCTTCAGAGTGTGTCGTATCCTGACATATTCGGTGGCGGTGATTGTATCAGTTTCGAGCCACAACCGCTGGATAAAGTGGGAGTATACGCTGTAAGGCAAAATCCGGTACTGTATGCTAATTTGCTGGCTGCCCTTGAAGGCAGAGACTTAAAGACCTTTGAGCCGCAGGATACCTATCTGTTAATCTACAATTTGGGGAACGAAACCGGAATTTTTTGCCGCGGTAGCTGGGTTTGGAAAGGTCGCTTGATATTTTGGCTCAAAGATACTATCGATCGGAAGTTTATGCGCAATTTTCAAGTCTCAGGCGAAATTACAGAAAAGGATTGA
- a CDS encoding rhodanese-like domain-containing protein codes for MVSLKKLFTPVKSLNSETAKKFIAEHKEGTYTLLDVRQPGEYEGEHIPGAKLIPLPGLKDGLKQLDKNKPVIVY; via the coding sequence ATGGTCAGCTTAAAGAAGCTTTTTACACCCGTCAAATCCCTGAATAGTGAAACGGCAAAAAAGTTTATCGCTGAGCACAAAGAAGGCACTTATACGCTGTTGGATGTGCGTCAGCCCGGTGAATATGAAGGCGAACATATTCCCGGTGCGAAACTCATCCCGCTGCCGGGATTAAAGGACGGGTTAAAGCAACTGGATAAAAATAAGCCGGTCATCGTTTACTGA
- a CDS encoding sulfurtransferase has protein sequence MGGRSQAAAQLLSGLDFKEIYNLQGGIKAWLGKTADGPQELNLELVRGDETPSEMIALAYGMELGLGVFYQKLIETTQDADLKALFGKLAEIEGHHKKRLFDLLSEIEPPGMDMAAYEANIRPAILEGGYQLDVFLEQNKAFLQTVSDVLDLAMMLETQALDLYMRFADKSADTGSQQVLFKLADEEKAHLEALGQLIEKKV, from the coding sequence GTGGGAGGACGCAGCCAGGCGGCGGCGCAACTGTTATCCGGTTTGGATTTCAAAGAAATTTATAATCTTCAGGGCGGTATCAAGGCCTGGCTGGGAAAAACAGCAGACGGGCCTCAGGAGCTTAATCTGGAACTGGTGCGGGGTGATGAAACGCCCTCTGAAATGATTGCCCTGGCTTACGGCATGGAACTGGGACTCGGCGTATTTTATCAAAAGCTGATTGAAACCACCCAGGATGCAGATCTTAAAGCACTATTCGGCAAGCTGGCTGAAATCGAAGGCCATCACAAGAAACGCCTGTTTGATTTGTTATCCGAAATTGAACCGCCCGGCATGGATATGGCGGCTTATGAAGCCAATATTCGGCCGGCCATTCTGGAGGGGGGCTACCAGCTCGATGTATTCTTAGAGCAAAATAAAGCTTTCCTGCAGACGGTCTCAGATGTGCTTGATTTGGCTATGATGCTGGAAACCCAGGCGCTGGATTTATATATGCGCTTTGCGGATAAAAGCGCTGACACTGGCAGTCAACAAGTGCTTTTCAAATTGGCCGATGAGGAAAAAGCCCACCTGGAGGCTTTGGGGCAACTCATCGAAAAAAAGGTTTAG
- a CDS encoding M48 family metallopeptidase: MEPKINMYTISNRVARVWLAIWVCLMAVACAQVPITNRQSLQLLPESQLATMSLQEYDKVLSQSKLSTNQKQVKMVRRVGFRIAKAAEEFLADAGMQSQIKHLNWEFNLIEDDKTANAWVMPGGKAAVYTGILKYTRDETGLAVVLGHEVAHAIAGHGNERMSQALLAQMGGVALSVALSENSSETRNLFMQAYGAGATVGLLLPYSRLHESEADRIGLTLMARAGYDPREAVGFWQRMNQKAGRRPPELLSTHPAPATRIANIKKYIPEALVYYKKI; encoded by the coding sequence ATGGAGCCTAAGATAAATATGTACACAATCTCGAACCGGGTTGCCCGTGTTTGGCTGGCCATATGGGTTTGCCTAATGGCAGTCGCCTGTGCTCAGGTACCCATCACCAACCGCCAGAGCCTGCAGCTGCTGCCGGAATCTCAGCTGGCGACCATGAGTTTGCAGGAGTATGATAAAGTATTAAGCCAGAGCAAATTATCGACGAATCAAAAGCAAGTTAAAATGGTGCGTCGGGTGGGTTTCCGAATCGCCAAGGCGGCCGAAGAATTTCTGGCAGACGCTGGAATGCAGTCTCAGATTAAGCATTTGAATTGGGAATTCAATTTGATCGAAGATGATAAAACTGCCAATGCCTGGGTGATGCCCGGCGGCAAGGCGGCTGTCTATACCGGCATTCTCAAGTACACCCGCGATGAAACCGGCCTGGCTGTCGTACTGGGGCACGAGGTGGCCCATGCCATTGCTGGTCACGGAAACGAGAGAATGAGCCAGGCGCTTTTGGCTCAGATGGGGGGCGTGGCATTGTCAGTCGCGCTTTCCGAAAATTCGTCCGAGACACGAAATCTCTTCATGCAAGCATATGGCGCCGGTGCCACCGTTGGATTGCTGCTGCCTTATAGTCGTCTGCATGAAAGTGAAGCCGACCGAATCGGTTTAACACTGATGGCCCGCGCCGGTTACGATCCCCGCGAAGCGGTTGGATTCTGGCAGAGAATGAACCAGAAGGCCGGGCGGCGTCCGCCAGAGCTTTTGTCCACTCACCCGGCGCCTGCCACCCGTATCGCCAATATTAAAAAGTATATTCCGGAGGCGCTGGTATACTATAAAAAAATCTGA
- a CDS encoding PAS domain S-box protein, which yields MAKPLIENDRFNKKKDRDQAEQTADDISRLAEQYRHDAVRFRTVFEDAPLGIVIANPQGYILEANHAFFQMLGYEQDKIKKMTFVDITYPGDRQETIDLSNAVRQGRIASYQTEKRYLKSDGQILWAIVRASAVKDQDGNIQYWLGIMEDISERKSAQEALMESEKQYRNILDSIEEGYFEVNLKGDFTFFNNRVCRIIGYEHDALMGMNNRQYTSPETARKMYRTFNRVYRTGEAVKITKYEIISKNGAKKTLELSASLMRDAEDQPIGFRGIMRDVTLRIQTEKEKKRLESQVQHAQKMEAIGTLAGGIAHDFNNLLMGFQGNISLMKMDLTDDHPHQEFLNNMESYVKRGSDLTRQILGFARGGKYQVKTTNLNALINKNADMFSRARKEITIHKKFQEDLYTVDVDRGQIEQVLLNLFVNAWQAMPGGGNLYVETENINLQAHDYDKPYAIDSGKYVRITISDTGIGMDKSTQERIFEPFFTTKAFGQGTGLGLASAYGIIKNHNGIINVYSEKGHGTTFKIYMPASDKRVISVNLKLEEAQGGTEMILLVDDEEMVSDIGKDLLEKLGYTVLVADGGAEAIKLFKRHRDQIELVILDMIMPDMSGGETFSHMRALKPNAKILLSSGYSLDSRASAIMKQGCNGFIQKPFNLKKLSHKIREILDN from the coding sequence ATGGCTAAACCGCTAATTGAAAACGATCGTTTCAACAAAAAGAAAGACCGCGATCAAGCTGAACAGACTGCTGACGACATCAGCCGTCTCGCAGAGCAATACCGCCATGATGCCGTTCGGTTTCGGACTGTGTTCGAGGACGCACCTCTGGGCATTGTGATTGCAAATCCACAGGGCTATATCCTGGAAGCCAACCACGCTTTTTTTCAGATGCTGGGATATGAACAAGATAAGATCAAAAAGATGACCTTTGTCGATATTACCTACCCGGGCGACCGTCAGGAAACCATTGATCTGAGCAACGCCGTCAGACAAGGCCGCATCGCATCCTACCAGACCGAAAAACGCTATTTGAAGAGCGATGGTCAGATTCTATGGGCCATTGTGAGGGCTTCAGCCGTCAAAGATCAGGACGGCAACATTCAATATTGGTTGGGCATTATGGAAGATATTTCCGAGCGTAAATCAGCCCAGGAAGCCTTAATGGAATCTGAGAAGCAATATCGCAACATTCTGGACAGCATCGAAGAAGGCTATTTTGAAGTCAATCTCAAAGGGGATTTTACTTTTTTTAATAATCGCGTGTGTCGGATAATCGGATATGAGCATGATGCCTTAATGGGGATGAACAATCGCCAATACACATCACCGGAAACCGCTCGTAAAATGTATCGAACCTTTAACCGGGTCTATCGTACCGGAGAAGCGGTAAAAATTACTAAATATGAAATCATTTCCAAAAATGGCGCCAAAAAGACGTTGGAATTATCGGCTTCGCTGATGCGTGATGCCGAAGACCAACCGATCGGATTTCGCGGCATCATGCGCGATGTCACCTTACGTATCCAGACGGAGAAAGAAAAAAAGCGTCTTGAATCTCAGGTGCAGCATGCTCAGAAGATGGAAGCCATCGGCACCTTGGCAGGCGGAATTGCCCATGACTTTAACAATTTACTGATGGGGTTTCAGGGCAATATCTCGCTGATGAAAATGGACCTGACCGATGATCATCCCCATCAAGAGTTTCTCAATAATATGGAAAGCTATGTTAAGCGGGGCTCTGATCTCACGCGGCAAATATTGGGATTTGCGCGTGGGGGTAAATACCAGGTAAAAACGACAAATTTGAACGCTCTGATCAACAAAAACGCGGATATGTTTAGCCGGGCCCGCAAAGAAATAACGATCCACAAAAAATTTCAGGAGGACCTCTATACGGTCGATGTGGACCGAGGCCAGATCGAGCAGGTTTTACTCAATCTTTTCGTCAATGCATGGCAGGCAATGCCGGGTGGCGGCAACCTTTATGTAGAGACTGAAAACATTAATCTGCAGGCGCATGATTATGACAAACCATACGCCATCGATTCTGGAAAATATGTGCGCATAACGATCTCAGATACCGGTATTGGGATGGACAAAAGCACCCAGGAAAGAATATTCGAACCTTTTTTTACCACCAAAGCATTTGGCCAAGGAACGGGTCTGGGTCTGGCGAGCGCCTACGGCATCATCAAAAACCATAACGGCATCATCAATGTTTACAGTGAAAAAGGACACGGAACCACCTTTAAAATCTATATGCCGGCATCAGACAAACGGGTGATTTCTGTCAATCTTAAACTCGAAGAAGCCCAAGGCGGTACTGAGATGATCTTGCTGGTTGATGACGAGGAAATGGTCTCTGATATCGGCAAGGATCTGCTTGAAAAACTGGGGTACACGGTATTGGTGGCCGACGGCGGCGCCGAAGCTATCAAATTGTTCAAGCGCCACCGGGACCAGATCGAGCTGGTCATCCTGGATATGATTATGCCCGATATGAGCGGAGGTGAAACCTTTAGCCACATGCGGGCTCTAAAACCGAATGCTAAAATCTTACTTTCCAGCGGTTATAGCCTTGATAGCCGAGCATCTGCCATCATGAAACAAGGCTGTAACGGTTTCATTCAAAAACCCTTCAATCTAAAAAAGCTTTCGCATAAGATAAGGGAAATATTAGACAATTGA
- a CDS encoding histone deacetylase, giving the protein MLKAKHKTGLVFFPAFDWAISPTHPEREERLLYTQDQIFEEGLFDIAGITELKPEPVSLNDIQRVHFCVPDVSRVTTESHFISAGGAKTIGMAVMDKKIQRGFALVRPPGHHAMRVVHGARGFCNINIEAVMIEYLRAAYPVAKVAIVDTDCHHGDGTQDIYWHDPNTLFISIHQDGRTLYPGSGFLTELGGPNAIGTTVNIPLPPHTSEDGFLYAIKEVVLPILEDFKPDIVINSAGQDNHYTDPITNMNFSAQGYAELTALLKPDIAVLEGGYSIEGALPYVNVGIILAMAGLDYSHVREPDYDAAKIRQSPDVSESIKQVADTILSYWQQRQHIQTQVQSKANIFERQRQIFYDTDGITETQTEQVKTCTECGGVWQIDSASDRGQHILAVHIPFFACSDCQDMGYRWYEEAELDRFDFKFLQDRSTDKYNVHGKQ; this is encoded by the coding sequence ATGTTAAAAGCAAAACATAAAACCGGTCTGGTATTCTTCCCGGCCTTTGACTGGGCCATCAGCCCTACGCATCCGGAACGCGAAGAGCGGCTCCTGTATACCCAGGATCAAATCTTCGAAGAGGGTCTTTTCGATATTGCGGGCATTACAGAACTCAAGCCCGAACCGGTCAGCCTGAACGATATCCAGCGTGTCCATTTCTGTGTCCCGGATGTATCACGGGTAACGACCGAATCGCATTTTATCAGTGCCGGGGGCGCTAAAACCATTGGAATGGCGGTGATGGACAAAAAAATCCAGCGCGGATTCGCACTGGTGAGACCACCCGGTCATCATGCCATGCGTGTTGTCCATGGTGCACGCGGATTTTGCAACATCAACATTGAAGCCGTCATGATCGAATATCTCAGAGCGGCCTACCCGGTGGCCAAGGTGGCCATCGTCGACACCGATTGCCATCATGGCGACGGAACGCAGGATATTTACTGGCACGATCCCAACACCCTGTTTATTTCCATTCACCAGGACGGTCGCACTTTATACCCCGGATCCGGATTTTTGACTGAGCTCGGGGGACCGAATGCCATTGGAACCACCGTTAATATCCCATTGCCACCGCATACTTCCGAAGATGGATTTCTGTATGCCATCAAGGAGGTGGTGTTGCCCATTCTGGAAGATTTTAAGCCTGACATCGTTATTAATTCCGCCGGTCAGGACAATCATTACACGGATCCGATCACCAATATGAATTTTTCGGCCCAAGGATACGCCGAACTAACCGCACTTTTAAAACCGGATATCGCCGTTTTGGAAGGCGGCTATTCCATCGAGGGTGCCCTGCCGTATGTGAATGTGGGCATTATTTTGGCCATGGCCGGGCTGGATTACAGTCACGTCAGAGAACCCGACTATGACGCCGCTAAAATCCGTCAGAGCCCTGATGTCAGCGAATCCATTAAACAGGTCGCTGATACGATTTTGAGCTATTGGCAACAGCGTCAACATATCCAAACGCAGGTTCAATCAAAAGCCAACATCTTTGAACGCCAGCGCCAGATTTTTTATGATACCGATGGGATAACAGAAACCCAAACCGAGCAGGTTAAAACCTGTACCGAATGCGGCGGTGTCTGGCAGATTGACTCGGCCTCGGATCGGGGCCAGCACATATTGGCTGTTCATATTCCGTTTTTTGCTTGTTCGGATTGCCAAGATATGGGATATCGCTGGTATGAGGAAGCTGAATTGGATCGCTTCGACTTCAAATTTTTACAGGATCGCAGCACAGATAAATACAATGTTCACGGCAAACAATAA